One genomic window of Cheilinus undulatus linkage group 7, ASM1832078v1, whole genome shotgun sequence includes the following:
- the si:dkey-183n20.15 gene encoding RING-HC_RNF170 domain-containing protein: MEIQARANQRWDMKTDSAMDQSLSSICGNFTLRPDRTLSEAPPGHLWSSRLALCSPEQSCRSCHQDLAQSCPVCLQTASFPVQTNCGHLFCAPCLMAYWRHGSWLDAISCPLCRQKVSMLCHLFSDSRSDCQSKKVLVEITDYNKRYSGAPRRVTDYLCDAPLLLQVLVRGLGGMGGLVWLFLLRVALCCIGTMVSISSPSSSPTPPLETDSSLCGLLGILDDLVVVVLLLTCVININQQMAPETGRQLVNTLQSGEGSEVET, from the exons ATGGAGATACAGGCCAGAGCCAATCAGCGTTGGGATATGAAGACTGACAGCGCCATGGACCAATCACTGAGCAGTATATGCGGGAACTTCACTCTTAG ACCGGATCGAACGCTCTCTGAAGCTCCTCCAGGTCACCTGTGGTCATCGAGACTGGCGTTATGCTCACCTGAACAGTCATGTCGGAGCTGCCACCAG GACTTGGCTCAGTCTTGTCCCGTCTGCCTGCAGACCGCCAGCTTCCCCGTCCAGACCAACTGTGGTCACCTCTTCTGTG CTCCCTGTCTGATGGCGTACTGGAGACACGGCTCGTGGTTGGATGCCATCAGCTGTCCTCTCTGTAGACAGAAG gTCAGCATGCTGTGTCATCTCTTCAGCGACAGTCGATCAGATTGCCAGTCAAAGAAAGTTCTGGTGGAAATCACCGACTACAACAAACGCTACTCCGGAGCGCCGCGCAGG GTAACAGATTACCTCTGTGACGCCCCCCTCCTGCTGCAGGTCCTTGTCCGAGGACTGGGTGGTATGGGAGGACTGGTGTGGCTCTTTTTATTAAGAGTGGCTCTCTGCTGCATAGGAACCATGGTCTCCAtctcctccccctcttcctctcccaCACCCCCTTTGGAGACGGACTCCTCACTCTGTGGGCTGCTGGGCATCCTGGACGACCTAGTGGTGGTCGTCCTGCTCCTCACCTGTGTTATAAACATCAACCAGCAGATGGCGCCAGAAACAGGCCGACAGTTGGTGAACACTCTGCAATCAGGAGAAGGTAGTGAAGTGGAGACCTGA